A window from Flavobacterium sp. 83 encodes these proteins:
- a CDS encoding alpha-amylase family glycosyl hydrolase translates to MKKITLLFLLISSLGFAQFTTTPSPAIASGIVTLNFNKTGTPLAAYTGTIYAHIGLTVNGARWQNVKGTWGNNSTQPALTLVSGTTYKLDLTPDLYTYFGIPNTSSVTEICVVLRNDAGNMQTADTFFNVGAFQVNLTTPAQNSTTIITSGTSLNVAANNTGGNANYSLKANGTSINTNLNTASYTFSDANVTSNKNYSLEVTQGSTTITKKFSVIVNPGTVSAAMPAGLLDGINYNTADATKATLVLDAPLKDFVYVAGSFNNWQPTSAYSMKKDPTSGKFWLELTGLTSGTNYTYQYWVVDATPIAGTPSLVKTADPYSTLVLSPFDDPTIPAASYPNLPTYPAGQEREVTVLQTGQVPYSWSSSTTNFVKPEKEKLVVYELLVRDFDAGRSYQSVIDRMDYFKNLKINAIELLPVMEFEGNESWGYNTSFHMALDKFYGTSSKFKELIDICHKNGIAVILDVALNHAFDRNPMVRMWMNDPDGDGWGGPSSENPYFNTVAKHSYSVGNDFNHASLLTKNYVKRVVKQWIQEYKIDGFRWDLTKGFTQNCTASDETCTNAYQADRVTILKDYADYSWSLDPTHYTIFEHLGTDSEEQQWANYRITETPSKGIMLWGKMTDPYNQLTMGYNSSNDISRMNSTAHGFTKNRLMGYAESHDEERLMYKNIQYGANLNGYNVKTPATALSRMSALGAVSLLVPGPKMIWHFGELGWDLSIFACNNGTVNTSSDAIAGDCKLDTKQQPQWVNNWLGDANRGKIYTDWAKMIALKINEPVFIGTATMASSTTLTPNIKITNSALASTQLKDVLILANFDVSAQNVATGFPYTGTWYNLMDNSTINVANVAATIAIPAGEFRIYGNKIASLAIANFEKKEGIYLYPNPATNYFTLNTNSSKVQVFSITGQLVKSFNTSQAASYQYAVNDLNKGLYIVKAYNENNEVQVMKFLKI, encoded by the coding sequence ATGAAAAAAATCACTTTATTATTTCTGCTAATATCTTCTTTAGGGTTTGCTCAGTTTACAACTACACCATCACCTGCAATTGCTAGTGGAATTGTCACGCTTAATTTTAACAAAACCGGGACACCATTAGCGGCATATACAGGTACAATATATGCACATATCGGTTTGACTGTAAATGGTGCAAGATGGCAAAACGTTAAGGGAACATGGGGAAACAATTCAACACAGCCTGCATTAACGTTAGTTTCTGGAACGACATATAAATTAGATCTGACTCCTGATTTATATACTTATTTTGGAATTCCTAATACGAGTTCTGTTACAGAAATTTGCGTGGTATTAAGAAATGATGCCGGGAATATGCAGACCGCTGACACTTTTTTTAATGTCGGGGCTTTTCAAGTAAATTTAACAACACCAGCCCAAAATAGCACTACGATTATTACTTCAGGAACAAGTTTAAATGTTGCTGCAAACAACACTGGAGGAAATGCGAATTATAGCTTAAAAGCAAATGGCACGAGTATAAACACTAATTTGAATACTGCAAGTTATACTTTTAGCGATGCAAATGTTACCAGTAATAAAAATTACTCATTAGAGGTAACGCAAGGGAGTACTACCATTACCAAAAAATTTAGTGTAATTGTAAATCCCGGAACAGTTAGTGCGGCAATGCCTGCCGGATTACTGGACGGAATCAATTATAACACTGCCGATGCTACAAAAGCAACTTTAGTTCTCGATGCACCATTGAAGGATTTTGTTTATGTAGCAGGAAGCTTCAATAACTGGCAACCGACTTCGGCTTATTCGATGAAAAAAGACCCTACTTCAGGTAAGTTTTGGTTGGAATTAACAGGATTGACATCGGGTACAAATTATACCTATCAATATTGGGTAGTTGATGCAACACCTATTGCAGGGACACCATCTTTGGTAAAAACTGCTGATCCATATTCAACACTAGTTTTATCACCTTTTGATGACCCAACTATTCCTGCGGCATCCTATCCTAATTTGCCAACTTATCCGGCTGGGCAAGAACGAGAAGTAACCGTTTTGCAAACAGGTCAAGTCCCTTATTCTTGGAGCAGTTCGACTACTAATTTTGTAAAACCAGAAAAAGAGAAACTAGTTGTTTATGAGCTTTTAGTTCGGGATTTTGATGCTGGTAGAAGTTATCAAAGTGTTATTGATAGAATGGATTATTTCAAAAATCTAAAAATAAATGCAATTGAGTTGTTGCCCGTAATGGAATTCGAAGGAAACGAAAGTTGGGGTTACAATACTTCCTTTCATATGGCTTTAGATAAGTTTTATGGAACTTCGAGCAAATTTAAAGAATTGATTGATATATGTCATAAAAACGGAATTGCAGTAATCCTGGATGTGGCCTTAAACCATGCCTTTGATCGAAACCCAATGGTGAGAATGTGGATGAATGATCCTGATGGTGACGGTTGGGGTGGCCCTTCAAGCGAAAATCCGTATTTCAATACGGTTGCAAAACACAGTTATAGTGTGGGGAATGATTTTAATCATGCTTCGCTTTTGACAAAAAACTATGTAAAACGAGTAGTTAAACAATGGATTCAAGAATATAAAATTGATGGTTTTCGCTGGGATTTAACCAAAGGTTTTACACAAAACTGTACTGCTAGTGACGAAACGTGCACCAATGCCTATCAGGCAGACCGTGTTACTATCTTAAAAGATTATGCTGATTATTCCTGGAGTTTAGACCCAACACATTACACAATCTTTGAACATTTAGGAACAGATAGCGAAGAACAGCAATGGGCAAATTACAGAATCACTGAAACACCTAGTAAAGGGATTATGCTATGGGGTAAAATGACTGATCCTTACAACCAATTAACAATGGGTTATAATTCCAGTAATGATATTTCCAGAATGAATAGCACAGCTCACGGATTTACCAAAAACAGATTGATGGGCTATGCTGAAAGTCATGATGAGGAACGATTGATGTATAAAAACATACAATATGGTGCTAATTTAAATGGGTATAATGTAAAAACACCAGCAACGGCACTCTCTAGAATGTCAGCTTTAGGAGCTGTATCTCTTCTTGTTCCAGGTCCAAAAATGATTTGGCATTTTGGAGAATTAGGATGGGATTTATCAATTTTTGCATGTAATAACGGGACCGTAAATACATCTTCAGATGCGATTGCAGGAGACTGTAAGTTGGATACGAAGCAGCAACCGCAATGGGTCAATAATTGGTTAGGTGATGCTAATAGAGGCAAAATCTATACGGATTGGGCCAAAATGATTGCCTTAAAAATAAACGAACCCGTTTTCATAGGTACTGCAACTATGGCAAGTAGCACTACACTAACTCCAAATATTAAAATTACCAATAGTGCTTTGGCATCGACACAACTTAAAGATGTGTTGATTTTGGCTAATTTTGATGTCTCTGCTCAAAATGTAGCTACTGGTTTTCCATATACCGGAACGTGGTACAACTTGATGGATAATTCGACTATAAATGTTGCTAATGTTGCTGCGACAATAGCTATTCCAGCAGGAGAGTTTAGAATATATGGCAATAAAATTGCTTCATTAGCAATTGCCAATTTTGAAAAAAAGGAGGGCATTTATTTATATCCAAATCCCGCCACTAATTATTTTACTTTAAATACAAATAGTTCAAAAGTTCAAGTTTTTTCAATTACTGGACAATTAGTAAAAAGTTTTAATACAAGTCAGGCTGCCTCCTATCAATATGCTGTCAATGATTTGAATAAAGGGCTTTATATAGTAAAAGCATATAACGAGAATAATGAAGTTCAAGTTATGAAGTTTTTAAAAATTTAA
- a CDS encoding SusE domain-containing protein, with translation MKNITKSLIALFAVVALSCSVEDVQDRPVIEGVDAPVLTAPTAGAAYILKPENAAAQAERFTWKSANFGGDVQVNYVVEMDVKGNDFKTPKEIGSSLPSQNQVSVSVVSMNGAALSLKATPFTPGEFQVRVKATAGALASMYSNVIGIVVTPYTTENPKLWIAGGYQSASGYGSDWTQSSAATVAADGYGKTAFEGYVYFENAQDGTADGQGFKFSTQTNWNGTNYGTGGAGLISTIGGNLSTDSGYYKMEVDTEKLTYKATKLSWGIVGNATPGGWSTDTPMTYDKVTKKWTVTAVLTTQAAPDNGLKFRANNNWDYNFGDTGADGKLEAGGTNIGTTAGTYLITLDLSNPRAYSYTMVKI, from the coding sequence ATGAAAAATATAACTAAATCACTAATAGCATTATTTGCAGTAGTTGCTTTGTCTTGCAGCGTAGAAGATGTTCAAGACAGACCCGTTATTGAAGGAGTAGATGCTCCTGTTTTGACTGCTCCAACTGCCGGTGCAGCCTATATTCTAAAACCTGAAAATGCAGCTGCTCAAGCAGAGCGTTTCACATGGAAATCTGCTAATTTTGGTGGAGATGTTCAAGTGAATTATGTTGTTGAAATGGATGTGAAAGGAAATGATTTTAAAACGCCTAAAGAAATAGGGAGTTCATTGCCTTCTCAAAACCAAGTGTCAGTTTCAGTGGTATCAATGAATGGTGCTGCATTATCCTTAAAAGCAACTCCTTTTACTCCTGGTGAATTTCAAGTAAGAGTTAAAGCAACTGCTGGAGCTTTGGCTTCAATGTATTCTAATGTAATTGGAATTGTTGTTACTCCTTACACTACTGAAAATCCTAAATTATGGATCGCAGGTGGTTATCAAAGTGCTTCTGGTTATGGTTCAGATTGGACACAATCAAGCGCAGCAACTGTTGCGGCCGATGGTTATGGAAAAACTGCTTTTGAAGGATATGTTTATTTTGAAAATGCACAAGACGGAACTGCAGATGGTCAAGGATTCAAATTTTCAACACAAACTAATTGGAATGGTACAAACTATGGTACTGGTGGTGCAGGTCTAATTAGTACAATTGGTGGAAATTTATCAACTGATTCAGGTTATTACAAAATGGAAGTTGATACTGAAAAATTAACTTATAAAGCTACTAAACTTTCATGGGGAATAGTTGGAAATGCTACACCAGGCGGATGGAGCACAGATACTCCGATGACTTATGATAAGGTTACTAAAAAATGGACAGTAACAGCTGTTTTAACTACTCAAGCTGCACCGGATAACGGATTAAAATTTAGAGCTAATAATAATTGGGATTATAACTTTGGTGATACTGGCGCCGACGGTAAACTTGAAGCTGGCGGAACTAATATTGGTACAACCGCAGGAACTTATTTAATCACTTTAGATTTAAGTAATCCAAGAGCATACTCTTATACTATGGTTAAAATATAA
- a CDS encoding SusC/RagA family TonB-linked outer membrane protein, whose amino-acid sequence MKTIYKKLLFLVLLLPFSILAQNTLNGVVLDKVSGQPIPGVNVNVQGASNGVSTDFDGKYQLSNVKKGDKVVFSFIGYKNTVVNFDSQKSVSVSLEEDSNQLKEVVIQVGYGTVKKKDATGAVTVLTSKDFNKGPVASADQMIQGKVAGLQIINGGGSPGVDPVIRIRSGSSLSANNDPLYVIDGIPVANGGVEGGRNPLATINQNNIESISVLKDASATAIYGSRASNGVIIITTKKGKSGELKVSYNANLQVSEITKKVDALSSTQFRDFVATNGNAAQQALVGAANTDWQKEIFRTAIGTDHNIALSGGTDNVVYRASVGYANLSGILKRDNVERTTLGANVTGNFLDKHLKIEFNNNTSLINSNYSNNGAIGGAIGFDPTQPVRNAYGTYFEWLTSPTEINQLAGVNPVSQIEQQNNYGGFYRSLGNVQVDYKMHFLPELKAVANFGYDEMSGTGYGNTAADYRNGLKGSGYNNSYKNIESRNNKLMDLYLNYNKKVASIATQFDVTGGYSYQDFKESKHKSGYNFENNLTTEELFTPTRINLQSFFVRSNVTIADRYLLTMSYRRDGTSRFTPEYRWSNFPAVAVAWKLNEESFLKDVTTISSLKLRGGWGITGQQNIGNPYPSIPLYLASNTAAQYQLGNTFYTTYRPQPYNSNLKWEQTTTVNAGVDFGLFNNRLTGTVDAYKRTTKDLLLFTDNPAFFGFSNADNYNIGTIENKGIEIAAEVVPVRTDNLEWTIGGNITFQDSKITKLTTSQDNTPGITDVGGIDGGTGNYIQNHQVGYSPNTFLVYEQAYGVDGKPLDGIFIDRNKDGVVNADDKYRFHKPAADVFYAFNTSVTYKNWDMGMNWRGSWGNFNYNNVDSNKGVYNNVLTRNTDLNNGVANLLETGFAKSNDLQLHSDYYIQNASFIRLDNVSVGYTFNQKPNSSSLVKLTLAAQNVLIITKYSGLDPEISGGIDKNLYPRPITFTLGLNVNF is encoded by the coding sequence ATGAAAACAATTTATAAAAAGTTGTTATTTTTAGTACTGTTACTACCTTTTAGTATTCTGGCTCAGAATACTCTTAATGGTGTTGTTCTTGATAAAGTATCAGGTCAGCCCATTCCTGGAGTAAATGTAAATGTACAAGGCGCTTCAAATGGCGTTTCAACAGATTTTGATGGTAAATATCAGTTATCAAATGTTAAGAAAGGCGATAAAGTCGTTTTTTCTTTTATTGGTTACAAAAATACTGTTGTCAATTTTGATTCTCAAAAATCAGTAAGCGTTTCTTTGGAAGAAGATTCTAATCAACTTAAAGAAGTTGTAATCCAAGTGGGTTACGGTACCGTTAAGAAGAAAGATGCTACAGGAGCTGTTACAGTATTGACATCAAAAGATTTCAATAAAGGACCGGTTGCCTCTGCAGATCAAATGATTCAAGGAAAAGTAGCGGGATTACAAATCATTAATGGAGGTGGTTCTCCAGGTGTAGATCCTGTAATTAGAATTAGAAGCGGATCTTCTTTATCTGCAAATAATGATCCTTTGTATGTGATTGACGGTATTCCGGTTGCAAATGGTGGTGTAGAAGGTGGTAGAAATCCATTAGCAACTATTAATCAAAACAATATTGAATCTATTTCGGTATTAAAAGACGCTTCGGCTACTGCTATTTATGGCTCTCGCGCCTCAAATGGAGTAATTATTATTACTACCAAAAAAGGAAAATCAGGCGAATTAAAAGTAAGCTATAACGCAAATCTTCAAGTTTCTGAAATTACGAAAAAAGTGGATGCTTTATCAAGCACTCAATTCAGAGATTTTGTTGCAACTAATGGTAATGCTGCTCAACAAGCATTAGTGGGTGCTGCTAACACGGATTGGCAGAAGGAAATATTCAGAACAGCGATTGGTACAGATCACAACATTGCATTAAGCGGTGGTACTGATAACGTAGTTTACAGAGCTTCTGTAGGATATGCTAATTTGAGCGGTATCTTGAAAAGAGATAATGTAGAAAGAACAACTCTAGGAGCTAACGTAACTGGTAATTTCTTGGACAAACATTTAAAAATTGAGTTCAACAACAATACCTCATTAATAAACAGTAACTATAGCAATAATGGCGCAATAGGTGGCGCAATAGGTTTTGACCCAACTCAACCTGTAAGAAATGCTTATGGCACTTATTTCGAATGGTTAACTTCCCCAACAGAAATCAATCAATTAGCAGGTGTTAATCCAGTTTCTCAAATTGAGCAACAAAACAATTATGGTGGTTTTTATAGAAGTTTAGGAAATGTACAAGTAGATTATAAAATGCATTTTCTACCAGAATTGAAAGCAGTTGCTAATTTTGGTTATGATGAAATGAGCGGTACCGGTTATGGTAACACAGCCGCTGATTATCGTAACGGCCTTAAAGGTTCTGGATATAATAATTCGTATAAAAATATTGAATCCAGAAATAATAAATTAATGGATTTGTATTTGAACTACAACAAAAAAGTAGCATCAATCGCTACACAATTTGATGTAACTGGTGGATATTCTTACCAAGATTTCAAAGAATCTAAACACAAGTCTGGTTATAATTTTGAAAATAACCTAACAACAGAAGAATTGTTTACACCAACACGTATCAATTTGCAATCCTTTTTTGTACGATCAAATGTAACGATTGCTGATAGGTATTTATTGACTATGTCTTATAGACGTGACGGAACTTCAAGATTTACACCTGAATATCGCTGGTCAAATTTCCCTGCTGTTGCTGTAGCTTGGAAATTGAACGAAGAAAGTTTCTTGAAAGATGTAACTACTATTTCTAGTTTAAAATTGAGAGGTGGTTGGGGTATAACAGGACAACAAAATATTGGAAATCCTTACCCATCTATTCCGTTGTATTTAGCATCAAACACTGCAGCTCAATATCAATTAGGAAATACTTTTTATACAACATACAGACCACAACCTTACAATAGTAATCTAAAATGGGAACAAACTACTACTGTTAATGCTGGAGTTGATTTTGGTCTTTTTAACAACAGACTTACAGGGACCGTTGATGCATATAAAAGAACCACTAAAGATTTATTATTGTTCACCGATAATCCGGCATTCTTTGGATTTTCAAATGCTGACAATTATAACATAGGAACTATTGAGAATAAAGGTATCGAAATAGCAGCAGAAGTAGTGCCAGTAAGAACTGACAATTTAGAATGGACAATAGGTGGTAATATTACTTTCCAAGACTCTAAAATTACTAAGTTGACAACTTCTCAAGACAATACTCCAGGAATTACTGACGTAGGAGGTATTGATGGAGGAACAGGTAACTATATTCAAAACCACCAAGTGGGATATTCTCCTAATACATTTTTAGTTTACGAACAAGCGTATGGAGTTGATGGAAAGCCACTTGATGGGATTTTTATAGATAGAAATAAAGATGGTGTTGTGAATGCTGATGATAAATACCGTTTCCATAAACCAGCAGCTGATGTATTTTATGCATTTAACACTAGTGTTACTTATAAAAACTGGGACATGGGAATGAATTGGAGAGGATCTTGGGGTAATTTTAATTACAACAACGTAGATTCTAACAAAGGAGTTTACAATAATGTACTAACAAGAAATACAGATTTGAATAACGGAGTTGCTAATCTTTTAGAAACCGGTTTTGCAAAATCAAATGATTTACAATTACATTCAGATTATTACATTCAAAATGCTTCTTTTATTAGATTAGACAATGTAAGTGTTGGGTATACTTTTAATCAAAAACCAAATTCAAGCTCATTAGTTAAATTAACCTTAGCTGCTCAAAACGTTCTTATTATCACTAAATACAGTGGATTAGATCCTGAGATTTCTGGAGGTATAGATAAAAATTTATATCCAAGACCTATCACTTTCACTTTAGGGCTAAACGTTAATTTCTAA
- a CDS encoding RagB/SusD family nutrient uptake outer membrane protein — MKNIQKKLLGISLLLLVMAFPSCTSELDQSPDTGSSIPGSEFFSTPESYKQNLAKLYAGFATSGQQGPAGSPDISGIDEGTSQYIRGYWMMQELTTDEAVIGWNDGTIKDFHSQAWTTSDNFINATFARFSFQIVNCNEFLRQTTDEKLAARGIDSALKAEIATYRAEARFLRAITYWHLIDTFGGGSLVTEDSPTTFYYPEYATRAELYKFIDEELTAITPLLKAPKSNEAFRVDQAAAWMLQAKLYMNAKVYIGTDHYAEAVPLISKITSSAYSLHTNYNQLFLADNDKNGAQNEFIFAIAFDGLRTQTYGGTTFLTHAPVGGSMNAASFGINGGWGGIRTTAAFVDKFDANTIDTRGQFYKNGQTKEIKDISNFTDGFAIQKFRNVDVNGKQGSDKAGNFSDADFPIFRLADAYLMYAECAVRGAAGATITNATAYVNALRTRAKGATVTQGDLTLDFILDERARELHWEGHRRTDLIRFGKFTGGSYIWPWKGGSASGSPTQSYRDLFPIPAKALATNQKLQQNTGY; from the coding sequence ATGAAAAATATACAAAAAAAATTATTGGGTATATCTTTGTTACTGTTGGTGATGGCATTCCCATCATGTACAAGTGAACTAGACCAATCACCTGATACTGGATCTTCCATCCCTGGATCTGAGTTTTTTAGCACACCGGAATCCTACAAACAAAATTTAGCTAAATTATATGCTGGTTTTGCTACTTCGGGTCAACAAGGACCTGCCGGTTCTCCTGATATTTCAGGTATTGATGAAGGAACAAGTCAATACATTAGAGGGTACTGGATGATGCAAGAATTAACCACTGATGAAGCAGTTATTGGGTGGAATGATGGAACTATTAAGGATTTTCATTCTCAGGCTTGGACAACTTCGGACAATTTTATCAATGCAACTTTTGCTCGTTTCTCCTTTCAAATTGTAAACTGTAATGAATTTTTGCGTCAAACTACGGACGAAAAATTAGCAGCTAGAGGAATTGATTCCGCTTTGAAAGCTGAAATAGCTACTTATAGAGCAGAAGCTCGTTTCTTGAGAGCAATAACCTATTGGCACTTAATTGATACTTTTGGAGGTGGTTCTTTGGTAACTGAGGATTCTCCAACTACATTTTATTATCCAGAATATGCAACAAGAGCTGAGTTGTACAAATTTATTGATGAGGAATTAACAGCGATTACTCCATTGTTGAAAGCACCAAAATCAAATGAAGCTTTTCGTGTAGACCAAGCTGCTGCGTGGATGTTACAAGCTAAATTATACATGAACGCAAAAGTATATATTGGTACAGATCATTATGCAGAAGCAGTCCCTTTAATTTCAAAAATAACAAGTTCTGCCTATTCTTTACACACAAATTACAACCAATTATTTTTGGCTGATAATGATAAAAATGGAGCTCAAAACGAATTTATATTTGCTATCGCTTTTGATGGACTTCGCACTCAGACCTACGGAGGAACTACATTCTTGACACACGCTCCTGTTGGAGGTAGCATGAATGCGGCAAGCTTCGGAATTAACGGTGGATGGGGTGGAATCAGAACTACAGCAGCCTTTGTTGATAAATTTGACGCAAACACTATTGATACTCGCGGACAATTCTATAAAAATGGTCAAACAAAAGAAATTAAAGATATCAGTAATTTCACTGATGGTTTTGCGATTCAAAAATTTAGAAATGTTGACGTTAATGGCAAGCAAGGTTCGGATAAAGCGGGTAACTTCTCTGATGCAGATTTTCCAATTTTCCGTTTAGCAGATGCTTACTTAATGTATGCAGAATGTGCTGTTAGAGGTGCTGCTGGTGCCACTATTACAAATGCTACTGCTTATGTAAATGCATTGCGAACAAGAGCTAAAGGTGCTACAGTAACACAAGGAGATTTAACATTAGATTTCATTCTTGACGAAAGAGCAAGAGAATTGCACTGGGAAGGACATAGAAGAACGGATTTAATTCGTTTTGGAAAATTTACCGGAGGTAGTTATATCTGGCCTTGGAAAGGTGGTTCTGCATCTGGTTCACCTACCCAATCGTACAGAGATTTATTTCCTATTCCGGCAAAGGCATTGGCTACAAATCAAAAATTGCAACAAAATACTGGATATTAA
- a CDS encoding LacI family DNA-binding transcriptional regulator has protein sequence MKRKVTLKQIAKELDVSISTVSKSLRNSPEIGEETRLKVQAFAKFYHYKPNNIALSLKNRKTKTIGIIIPEIVHHFFSTVINGIEQVANENGYSVIICLSDDSFDKEVLNMELLANGSIDGFIMSLSKETQFKGDFHHITEVIDQGMPVVMFDRVTNEILCDKVIIDDKLAAYEAVQSLIDKGRKKIALVTTVDYVSVGKLRTDGYIKALLDNDIPFDEKLIIKIENVDTCEITIGRLLEDKAIDAVFAVNELFAVTIIKTANKIGLNVPKDLAVIAFTDGIISKYSTPTITTVSQSGIKMGNKAAKMLIERLETELDDDEAENYKTEVIETHLIERESTN, from the coding sequence ATGAAAAGAAAGGTCACCCTTAAACAAATTGCAAAAGAACTTGATGTGTCCATTTCAACCGTTTCAAAATCATTGAGAAACAGTCCTGAAATAGGAGAAGAAACCAGACTGAAAGTTCAGGCATTTGCTAAATTTTACCACTATAAACCAAACAATATTGCCCTTAGCTTAAAAAATAGAAAGACAAAAACTATTGGGATTATAATTCCGGAAATAGTCCACCATTTTTTTTCAACGGTTATTAATGGAATCGAACAGGTTGCAAATGAAAATGGATATAGTGTAATCATCTGTCTGTCGGATGATTCATTTGATAAAGAAGTACTTAATATGGAATTGCTTGCTAACGGAAGTATTGACGGCTTCATTATGTCACTTTCTAAAGAAACTCAATTTAAAGGTGATTTTCATCATATTACCGAAGTTATCGATCAAGGAATGCCCGTAGTAATGTTTGACAGAGTTACCAATGAAATTCTTTGTGACAAAGTAATCATAGACGACAAACTTGCCGCTTATGAAGCAGTTCAAAGTTTAATAGATAAAGGACGAAAAAAAATTGCTCTTGTTACAACGGTTGATTATGTAAGCGTAGGTAAACTTCGAACAGACGGGTATATAAAAGCGCTATTAGATAACGACATCCCTTTTGATGAGAAGCTAATTATAAAAATAGAAAATGTAGACACTTGCGAAATCACCATTGGAAGATTGCTCGAAGACAAAGCCATTGATGCCGTATTTGCAGTAAATGAACTTTTTGCAGTAACCATAATAAAAACGGCTAATAAAATAGGTTTGAATGTCCCAAAAGACTTGGCTGTGATTGCTTTTACGGATGGGATTATATCAAAATATTCAACCCCAACGATCACAACCGTTAGTCAAAGTGGTATAAAAATGGGAAATAAAGCAGCAAAAATGCTTATTGAAAGATTAGAAACAGAACTAGATGATGATGAGGCAGAAAATTATAAAACAGAAGTAATTGAAACGCATTTAATCGAAAGAGAATCTACCAATTAA